One genomic window of Corynebacterium pseudotuberculosis includes the following:
- the trhA gene encoding PAQR family membrane homeostasis protein TrhA: MTVTMKKAVVVDRGQRPQTRGWFHAVASLFALVSGAILATFAWLMLAWWQALGVTIYVLGTIALFGVSASYHLGRWRSINTVNRWRRADHATIAVFIAATYTPLCLVALPPSTAAWVLIVAWTGAVLGVVLALVWVDHPRWLAVSVYLVLGWLVIPVIPSLWANAGPAIVWLLAAGGVVYSLGAVVYALRWPGRSARIYGYHEHFHTATIVAAIAHHVAIWLLVT, encoded by the coding sequence ATGACAGTGACCATGAAAAAGGCTGTGGTGGTTGACCGTGGCCAGAGGCCACAGACTAGAGGATGGTTTCATGCTGTGGCTTCTTTGTTTGCGCTGGTATCGGGCGCTATTCTTGCTACTTTTGCGTGGCTCATGCTTGCATGGTGGCAAGCGTTAGGAGTGACGATTTACGTCTTAGGGACAATAGCCCTCTTTGGAGTATCTGCCTCTTATCACCTAGGGCGCTGGCGCAGTATAAATACGGTCAACCGTTGGCGCCGCGCTGATCATGCCACCATCGCAGTTTTTATCGCTGCCACTTACACTCCGCTCTGTCTCGTGGCCTTGCCGCCATCCACAGCCGCATGGGTGCTTATAGTGGCCTGGACGGGTGCTGTCTTAGGCGTGGTACTCGCACTCGTGTGGGTAGATCACCCACGATGGCTTGCCGTGTCCGTTTATCTGGTCCTCGGGTGGTTGGTGATACCGGTGATTCCCAGCCTTTGGGCTAATGCCGGACCGGCCATCGTTTGGCTTCTAGCTGCGGGGGGAGTGGTCTATTCCCTGGGCGCCGTTGTTTATGCACTGCGCTGGCCGGGTCGCAGTGCACGTATCTACGGCTATCACGAACATTTTCATACAGCCACTATCGT
- the purL gene encoding phosphoribosylformylglycinamidine synthase subunit PurL, whose amino-acid sequence MTERTTFNDTVEAATAEPNLDQPYASLGLKDDEYARIKDILGRRPTDAELAMYSVMWSEHCSYKSSKVHLRYFGETTTPEMGEKILAGIGENAGVVDIGDGNAVTFRVESHNHPSYVEPHQGAATGVGGIVRDIMAMGARPIAVMDQLRFGPADAPDTARVLPGVVDGISHYGNCLGLPNIGGETVFDESYSGNPLVNALCVGTLKVEDLKLAFASGLGNKVMLFGSRTGLDGIGGVSVLASDTFVEGAERKLPAVQVGDPFAEKVLIECCLDLYKAGVVVGIQDLGGAGLACATSELAASGDGGMEVNLDAVPLRAENMTAAEILSSESQERMCAVVRPEDVERFREICAHWDVTCAEIGEVTDGKHLIIRHRGELVVDAPAHTIANEGPVYDRPLARPEWQDTLQEFSGVHKPTDAAEIKQALFEMVASPALCSRAFITEQYDRYVRGNTVQAKNADAGVLRIDETTNRGVAVSADASGRYTKLDPNTGARLALAEAYRNVAVTGARPVAVTNCLNFGSPEDPGVMWQFKEAVHGLADGSKELGIPVSGGNVSFYNQTGDEAILPTPVVGVLGVIDDVHQAIGAKLGTVDGAEELYLLGETFDEFGGSIWQQVSGAGLSGMPPRVDLANEEKLVRFFAEPGIVTAAHDVSEGGLAQTLAELAIQAGKGMDVDVTEVNADMFTALFSESASRVVVATQAGDAVEARARELGIPVFKLGVTRDDLTLNVQGSNTGFAVGVQELCEAWENTLPELFGHAVGANSVVE is encoded by the coding sequence ATGACTGAACGCACAACTTTTAATGACACGGTCGAGGCCGCAACCGCTGAGCCAAACCTTGACCAACCGTATGCGAGCCTGGGGCTCAAGGACGACGAATACGCTCGGATTAAAGATATCCTTGGTCGTCGCCCTACAGATGCTGAGCTGGCTATGTACTCCGTTATGTGGTCAGAGCACTGCTCTTATAAGTCTTCTAAAGTGCACCTTCGCTATTTCGGTGAGACCACCACGCCTGAGATGGGCGAGAAGATTCTCGCGGGTATCGGCGAGAACGCAGGTGTTGTGGACATCGGAGACGGTAACGCGGTCACCTTCCGGGTAGAGTCGCACAACCATCCTTCCTATGTTGAGCCTCATCAGGGTGCCGCAACTGGTGTGGGCGGCATTGTCCGCGACATTATGGCCATGGGTGCTCGTCCTATCGCCGTTATGGATCAGCTGCGTTTTGGTCCCGCTGATGCCCCGGATACTGCCCGAGTATTGCCGGGCGTAGTCGACGGAATCTCCCATTATGGAAATTGCCTGGGACTTCCCAATATTGGTGGCGAGACCGTCTTTGATGAGTCCTATTCCGGAAATCCTTTGGTCAACGCGCTATGTGTGGGCACGCTGAAGGTAGAGGATCTTAAGCTAGCGTTCGCCTCGGGCCTGGGCAACAAGGTGATGCTGTTTGGCTCTCGTACCGGTCTTGATGGCATCGGTGGAGTGTCTGTGCTGGCTTCCGACACTTTTGTGGAAGGCGCAGAGCGCAAACTTCCGGCCGTACAGGTGGGAGATCCTTTTGCAGAGAAAGTACTCATTGAATGCTGCCTTGACCTGTATAAAGCAGGCGTGGTTGTAGGAATTCAGGACCTCGGCGGCGCCGGCTTGGCTTGTGCTACGTCTGAGCTTGCTGCGTCTGGTGACGGCGGGATGGAGGTCAACCTAGACGCAGTTCCGCTACGGGCAGAAAACATGACTGCAGCGGAAATCCTGTCCTCCGAATCTCAGGAGCGTATGTGCGCGGTAGTGCGCCCTGAGGATGTGGAGCGTTTCCGGGAAATTTGTGCGCATTGGGATGTTACGTGCGCGGAGATCGGCGAGGTCACAGACGGTAAGCATCTGATTATTCGCCATCGCGGGGAGCTCGTGGTGGATGCCCCGGCGCACACCATTGCTAACGAGGGGCCCGTGTACGATCGTCCGCTGGCTCGCCCAGAGTGGCAGGACACCTTGCAAGAATTCTCGGGCGTGCATAAGCCCACGGATGCGGCGGAGATTAAGCAGGCTCTCTTTGAGATGGTTGCGTCTCCTGCACTGTGTTCTCGTGCGTTTATCACGGAACAGTATGACCGCTATGTGCGCGGCAATACTGTTCAGGCTAAAAATGCGGACGCGGGAGTTTTGCGTATCGACGAAACCACAAACCGTGGTGTCGCTGTCTCCGCGGATGCGTCGGGTCGCTACACCAAGTTGGATCCTAATACTGGTGCGCGCCTTGCACTGGCTGAGGCGTATCGCAATGTTGCGGTTACGGGGGCTCGTCCGGTTGCTGTGACCAACTGTTTGAACTTTGGATCCCCAGAGGACCCCGGTGTGATGTGGCAGTTCAAGGAAGCTGTGCATGGCCTGGCGGATGGCTCCAAGGAGCTAGGGATCCCAGTTTCTGGAGGTAACGTCTCTTTCTACAACCAGACTGGCGACGAGGCTATTTTGCCCACTCCCGTCGTTGGCGTTTTGGGAGTGATCGATGATGTGCATCAAGCTATCGGCGCGAAATTGGGGACCGTTGATGGGGCAGAGGAGCTATATCTCCTAGGCGAGACCTTTGATGAGTTTGGTGGCTCCATCTGGCAGCAGGTCTCCGGTGCGGGACTCTCAGGTATGCCTCCACGCGTGGATTTGGCCAATGAGGAAAAGCTTGTGCGGTTCTTTGCAGAACCAGGCATTGTAACTGCAGCTCATGATGTCTCAGAGGGCGGACTGGCTCAAACTCTGGCAGAGCTAGCAATACAGGCTGGTAAGGGCATGGACGTTGACGTAACCGAGGTAAATGCGGATATGTTTACGGCTTTGTTCTCGGAGTCTGCATCCCGTGTGGTCGTGGCCACGCAAGCGGGGGACGCCGTAGAAGCACGGGCTCGGGAATTGGGCATTCCGGTTTTCAAGTTGGGTGTCACGCGCGATGACCTCACTCTGAACGTTCAGGGATCCAACACTGGCTTTGCCGTTGGGGTGCAGGAACTCTGTGAAGCATGGGAGAACACTCTTCCGGAGTTGTTTGGGCATGCTGTGGGAGCCAATTCCGTAGTGGAATAA
- the purQ gene encoding phosphoribosylformylglycinamidine synthase subunit PurQ, producing the protein MTAKIGVITFPGTLDDVDATRAARIAGADVVSLWHADADLHGVDAVVVPGGFSYGDYLRTGAISALAPVMRSVVDAANKGMPVLGICNGFQILTEAKLLPGALTRNQGLHFHCVDTHLVVDNNRTAWTNTLEAGQKILVPAKHGEGRFQASQETVDMLEGEGRVVFRYTDNFNGSVNGIAGITNETGRVVGLMPHPEHAVEKLTGPSVDGLQLFLSAIGTIAA; encoded by the coding sequence ATGACTGCGAAGATTGGCGTAATTACGTTCCCCGGCACTCTCGACGATGTCGATGCGACACGTGCTGCTCGTATCGCCGGTGCAGATGTTGTAAGTCTGTGGCATGCCGATGCGGATTTGCATGGAGTAGACGCTGTGGTTGTTCCCGGAGGTTTTTCCTACGGTGATTACCTGCGCACTGGTGCGATTTCTGCCTTGGCTCCTGTGATGCGTTCCGTCGTGGATGCCGCTAACAAGGGTATGCCCGTACTGGGGATTTGCAATGGATTCCAGATCCTTACTGAGGCAAAACTACTCCCTGGTGCGCTGACGCGTAACCAGGGTCTCCATTTCCATTGCGTGGACACCCATTTGGTTGTGGACAATAACCGCACCGCGTGGACTAACACTCTAGAGGCTGGACAGAAGATCCTGGTTCCTGCCAAACATGGTGAGGGACGCTTCCAGGCTTCTCAAGAGACTGTGGACATGCTTGAGGGGGAAGGCCGTGTGGTATTCCGCTACACGGATAATTTCAACGGCTCGGTAAATGGGATTGCTGGTATTACCAATGAGACAGGCCGCGTAGTGGGATTGATGCCCCACCCAGAGCATGCCGTGGAAAAGCTCACTGGTCCATCTGTGGATGGTTTGCAGCTGTTCCTTTCCGCCATTGGCACGATCGCAGCGTAG
- the purS gene encoding phosphoribosylformylglycinamidine synthase subunit PurS, translating to MARVVVNVMPKAEILDPQGQAVVRALGRIGVTGVADVRQGKRFEIETDGSVSREDLEKVAETLLANTVIEDFDVIIEGA from the coding sequence GTGGCCCGTGTAGTTGTAAACGTGATGCCAAAGGCAGAAATTCTGGACCCGCAAGGTCAGGCCGTTGTTCGTGCGCTGGGACGCATAGGGGTTACGGGTGTTGCTGACGTCCGGCAGGGCAAGCGCTTTGAGATTGAGACTGATGGTTCGGTTTCTCGTGAAGACCTGGAAAAAGTGGCGGAGACTTTACTGGCTAACACGGTCATTGAGGACTTCGACGTAATCATTGAAGGTGCCTAG